TGAACGACAGCAGCCAATCTGATGAAGGAGAATTCTATCGATATGCGGAAGGTATTCGCCGCCTTCATCCACACACATTTGACCGAATAGTTGCCTGGGGCACCAACGGCAGCGCGCCGCCGGAACAAGGCGTAGCCGATCAGGCACAAACCGAAGCCTTTGGTGAAACAGTGGAGGAACGAGAACGCAGGCTGCGTAGCGAATTGGTGCGGTCTCGACGCTTGCGGTTCGACGTTATCGAGCTCTATGGCCCCAAGTGTGCGTGCAGCAGCTTAATAGTGGGGGCCAGTGATGGATCAGAACACGAAGTAGAGGTTTGTCACTTTATGCCGGTCAAACTGGGCGGACCCGATAACGTTGAGAACGCCTTTCCTCTAACTCGTACGCTGCATTTTGCATATGATCGTGGACTGTTCACCGTCCGTCCGAGCCGCAAGATCCTCTTCAGCTCCGAAGCCACTTCTGATCTCAAATGGCTGTTCCGAGGAAACACGCACGCCCGCTTTCCGGCGGATGGGAGTGCGCGACCAAAAACTGAATATCTCGATTTCCACTTCAGGGAGATTTTCAGAGGGAGGTAGCCATT
This Devosia sp. 2618 DNA region includes the following protein-coding sequences:
- a CDS encoding HNH endonuclease, with amino-acid sequence MDLALEAIDSRVLLYAPRDEVKHGYFGTAEVVQVKRDKHDPRFLVLSLSDVVPFRVPISPAWLREIELNDSSQSDEGEFYRYAEGIRRLHPHTFDRIVAWGTNGSAPPEQGVADQAQTEAFGETVEERERRLRSELVRSRRLRFDVIELYGPKCACSSLIVGASDGSEHEVEVCHFMPVKLGGPDNVENAFPLTRTLHFAYDRGLFTVRPSRKILFSSEATSDLKWLFRGNTHARFPADGSARPKTEYLDFHFREIFRGR